Proteins from a genomic interval of Diceros bicornis minor isolate mBicDic1 chromosome 34, mDicBic1.mat.cur, whole genome shotgun sequence:
- the LOC131397299 gene encoding vomeronasal type-1 receptor 4-like, translating into MIHVAHTSYSPAGSSSSEDKYQSWRSDRMAARDLAVGMIFFLQTSFGILGNFFLLYHYLFLYFTGCKTRSTDLIIKNLIVANLLVLFSSGIHYTISSLGWYHVGNDFECRFFPYVRAVGRGVSICNTCLLSVVQALMISPRNSRWAELKVKALKCIVPSIFLCWILQMLINVIYPMFLTSSGSHKNITNRKSFGYCSAVRHDKTRDSLYAALLSIPDVFCLELMLWSSGCIFFILYRHKQRVQYLHKTTVSLRISPESRATKTILLLVSTFVFFNTLSSIFQAVLALFNNPSWFLLNANSVSTLSFPSLSPFLLMSRESSVSRLCFVWIKNTKSPNLMRNM; encoded by the coding sequence ATGATACATGTGGCCCATACCTCCTATTCCCCTGCAGGATCCTCTAGCTCAGAAGACAAATATCAGTCATGGAGAAGTGACAGGATGGCTGCCAGGGATTTGGCAGTAGGAATGATCTTCTTCTTACAGACTTCATTTGGAATCCTGgggaatttctttcttctttaccactatctcttcctttatttcactGGGTGTAAGACAAGGTCCACAGATTTGATTATCAAGAACTTGATTGTAGCCAACTTATTGGTCCTGTTCTCCAGTGGAATCCACTATACAATATCATCTCTCGGGTGGTATCATGTCGGTAATGATTTTGAATGCAGATTTTTTCCCTATGTTCGTGCAGTGGGCAGGGGTGTGTCCATTTGTAACACCTGTCTCTTGAGTGTAGTCCAGGCCTTGATGATCAGCCCCAGGAATTCGAGGTGGGCAGAGCTTAAAGTGAAAGCTCTCAAGTGCATTGTCCCTTCAATTTTCCTGTGCTGGATCCTGCAAATGCTGATAAATGTCATTTATCCTATGTTTCTGACTAGCAGTGGGAGCCACAAAAACATAACCAATAGAAAAAGTTTTGGATACTGTTCTGCTGTTCGTCATGACAAAACCAGAGACTCATTATATGCAGCATTGCTATCAATCCCTGATGTTTTCTGTTTGGAGCTCATGCTCTGGTCCAGCGGTTGCATCTTTTTCATCCTGTACAGGCACAAGCAGAGGGTTCAATACCTTCATAagaccaccgtctccctcaggaTCTCCCCTGAGTCCAGAGCTACCAAAACCATCCTTCTCCTGGTGAGCACCTTTGTCTTTTTTAAcactctttcctccatttttcagGCAGTTTTGGCTCTTTTTAATAATCCCAGCTGGTTCCTCTTAAACGCCAATTCAGTAAGCACCCTGTCTTTCCCAAGTCTCAGTCCCTTTCTGCTCATGAGCCGTGAATCCAGTGTATCCAGGCTGTGCTTTGTCtggataaaaaatacaaaatccccTAATCTAATGAGAAATATGTAA